One window of Paenibacillus sp. FSL K6-3182 genomic DNA carries:
- a CDS encoding family 10 glycosylhydrolase: MRRFEVYAMMTKRLFNFVLCVALLLISISSTAFSEPASPDQPSITLEDGTNHIVDLINQESQDNKLMIFTRSYGTTTKPPLVPTTEAIITNDIVTAIYTNSTNGTYIPANGYVISGTGNKASLINGFKIGDSITTSFPISVYPAQYFTVNEEIVPITQVNAGRGAADIVLYLPEYGPATKTNPWGMEITVDGGSVTRIATMTQDTSGNWLDNNSSIPASGYVLSIQAESPFFAKLNGTVRIGDAVELNMNNEVLVEASKIGYDALNPRTREDNPGGWDDGSNEPYPGHRGTDQLIIYDNSYDAATGTNPWGYEVVVNSEGKVTQVSGNNSTIPAGGYVISGHGVKASWLSEHVSIGSSFKLLTDKKQALFLFTPESYLDKAQIGIDAAKQKLILSKQQFLDINYNGMEQQITSAQAALVDLKSQIAQGDFASFTVQFAELNARVEKANFMGYESRAVDHRSIWIRPKETNLEQVQQHIAKLHALNINSIYLETWWNGFTIYPTSHPLAAQNPIYGGFDVLNAYIKEAKKAGIEVHAWVENFLVGVGSMAGPVRSLKPEWSMISRQGHDYQDVPLYNTQYYFLNPVRPEVRDFVSEIYKELLQKYKVDGLHLDYIRYPDAGDYTNDFGYDSYTRNLFKQKHGADPIDLHPGDKLWQAWVDFRKNTINEFVYRISSEAKKLKPDIRVSAAVWPNYVNGPEFMHQEPKDWIAKNYIDQLFPMSYHPDASSVATDSLNSVALANNKALIVIGVGTNLGLTKEMLLKQINDSVAVGVSGSALFEFESLFGNEYDKALLAGLYSKPAIVPDKDVLTSFKTIISEMQRKIKQIYVPFNGMDNDKKYVKELEQLEKSWKDKKSVGKDAKEALKKIEKLLERIESDRALNIEVKKRMAADLNYLETIILVYVSKAAH, from the coding sequence ATGAGAAGATTCGAGGTGTATGCCATGATGACCAAACGATTGTTTAATTTCGTTCTTTGTGTTGCCCTTCTTCTGATCAGCATTTCTTCAACCGCCTTCTCAGAGCCCGCTTCTCCTGACCAGCCATCCATTACGCTTGAGGACGGCACAAACCACATCGTTGACCTCATTAATCAAGAGAGTCAAGACAACAAACTCATGATATTTACCCGCAGCTACGGAACCACAACAAAACCTCCACTCGTTCCGACAACAGAAGCCATCATTACAAACGATATCGTTACAGCCATATATACAAACAGCACTAACGGCACTTATATTCCTGCTAACGGATACGTCATATCTGGAACGGGAAACAAAGCTTCATTGATCAACGGCTTCAAGATTGGAGATTCCATTACTACGAGCTTTCCTATATCGGTTTATCCAGCCCAATATTTCACCGTTAATGAAGAGATCGTTCCAATTACTCAGGTTAATGCAGGGCGCGGAGCGGCGGATATCGTTCTGTATTTACCAGAATACGGCCCTGCAACAAAAACAAATCCATGGGGCATGGAGATTACCGTTGACGGAGGTTCCGTTACGCGAATAGCAACGATGACGCAGGATACTAGCGGCAATTGGCTCGATAACAACTCATCCATTCCTGCAAGTGGATACGTTCTCTCTATTCAAGCTGAAAGTCCGTTTTTTGCTAAATTAAATGGAACTGTGCGGATTGGAGATGCCGTTGAATTGAATATGAACAATGAAGTGTTAGTTGAAGCCTCCAAAATAGGATACGACGCCTTAAATCCGCGAACGAGAGAAGATAATCCCGGAGGCTGGGATGACGGCAGCAATGAACCATACCCCGGACACCGCGGAACGGATCAGCTCATTATTTACGACAACAGCTATGACGCAGCAACGGGAACGAATCCTTGGGGTTACGAGGTTGTCGTAAACTCGGAAGGCAAGGTCACGCAGGTGAGCGGCAATAATTCTACCATTCCAGCTGGCGGATATGTCATATCCGGACATGGCGTCAAAGCAAGCTGGCTAAGCGAACATGTATCCATTGGCAGCAGCTTCAAGCTGCTCACGGATAAGAAACAAGCGTTATTTCTATTCACGCCAGAATCCTATCTGGATAAAGCGCAAATAGGAATAGATGCCGCGAAGCAAAAGCTTATTCTCTCCAAGCAGCAATTTCTAGACATTAACTACAACGGTATGGAACAGCAAATTACATCTGCACAAGCAGCATTGGTCGATTTGAAAAGCCAGATTGCACAAGGTGATTTCGCTTCCTTCACCGTCCAGTTCGCAGAGCTGAACGCACGGGTGGAGAAAGCCAACTTCATGGGCTATGAATCCCGCGCTGTAGACCATCGATCCATTTGGATTCGTCCGAAGGAAACGAATCTCGAGCAGGTTCAGCAGCATATTGCGAAGCTTCACGCTTTAAATATCAACTCCATTTACTTAGAGACGTGGTGGAATGGCTTTACGATTTACCCAACGAGCCATCCGCTAGCTGCTCAAAATCCGATTTATGGCGGTTTTGACGTATTGAACGCCTATATAAAAGAAGCCAAAAAAGCAGGCATCGAGGTTCATGCATGGGTCGAAAACTTTTTGGTAGGCGTCGGCAGTATGGCAGGTCCCGTCAGAAGCCTTAAGCCGGAATGGTCCATGATTAGTAGACAAGGCCATGATTATCAAGATGTTCCGCTTTACAACACCCAGTACTATTTCCTCAATCCTGTAAGGCCTGAAGTACGGGACTTTGTTTCTGAAATTTATAAGGAGCTGCTTCAGAAATATAAAGTAGACGGCTTGCATTTGGACTATATTCGTTATCCCGATGCAGGTGATTACACGAACGACTTTGGTTATGACTCGTATACGCGCAATCTGTTCAAGCAGAAGCATGGCGCAGATCCGATCGACCTTCATCCCGGCGACAAGCTTTGGCAAGCGTGGGTTGATTTTAGAAAAAATACGATTAATGAGTTCGTATACCGGATCTCCAGTGAAGCAAAAAAATTGAAGCCGGATATCCGAGTCTCCGCCGCCGTATGGCCGAACTACGTGAATGGACCAGAGTTCATGCACCAAGAGCCAAAGGATTGGATTGCCAAAAACTATATCGACCAGCTCTTTCCGATGTCCTATCATCCAGACGCTTCATCTGTTGCCACTGATTCCTTAAACTCAGTCGCACTCGCAAACAACAAAGCGCTGATCGTCATTGGTGTCGGAACGAATCTCGGCTTAACGAAGGAGATGCTGCTTAAACAAATAAACGACTCCGTCGCAGTAGGCGTATCCGGCTCAGCTTTGTTCGAATTTGAATCGTTGTTTGGAAATGAATATGACAAGGCGCTTTTAGCAGGGCTCTACAGCAAACCCGCCATCGTGCCAGACAAAGATGTTTTAACATCATTCAAAACGATCATTTCCGAAATGCAGCGCAAAATCAAACAGATTTATGTCCCGTTCAATGGGATGGATAACGATAAGAAATATGTAAAAGAGCTGGAGCAGCTTGAAAAAAGCTGGAAGGATAAAAAATCAGTTGGCAAGGACGCCAAAGAAGCACTTAAGAAAATAGAGAAGCTTCTGGAGCGTATCGAATCGGATCGTGCTTTGAACATAGAAGTTAAAAAACGAATGGCTGCGGATCTTAATTATTTGGAAACCATTATTCTCGTTTACGTATCCAAGGCAGCCCACTAA
- a CDS encoding FAD-dependent oxidoreductase, producing MEQQSITADIIILGGGLGGCMAALSSAKLGMKVIVTEETDWIGGQLTSQAVPPDEHPWIESFGCTRTYREFRNRIRRYYKENYPLVEDAKNNDRLNPGNGWVSRLCHEPKAALHVLETMLAPHISSGKITILLGYQLESAETNEDLIESVLVKHITSGEMKKLHGSYYLDATECGDLLPLASAEYVSGAEEKAETGEPHALEQADSLDMQSFTYVFALDHIENADYTIEKPEQYDFWRSCIPAHSRFPLFGWKMGDIHDPSQDKEIIFMPDGKEPMPFWTYRRIIDRSLFKEGSFESDITLINWAQNDYYLGPIYEVTEEEKQKHLKSARQQSLSLVYWLQTEAPRPDGGIGYPGLRLRGDIVGTEDGIAKHPYIRESRRIKAQYTITEHDVSLEIRGDQGIKRYEDSVGVGSYHLDLHTTTKSNRGFYIPSLPYEIPLGALLPVRMKNLLPACKNIGTTQITNGCYRLHPTEWNIGESAGYLAAYSIINQVTPHEVRENKLHLEAFLTLIQNQGIETHWPENLKR from the coding sequence ATGGAACAACAATCGATTACAGCTGACATTATTATACTTGGCGGAGGGCTTGGCGGATGCATGGCTGCACTATCCTCAGCCAAGTTAGGCATGAAGGTGATTGTTACAGAAGAAACGGATTGGATTGGCGGGCAGTTGACTAGTCAAGCCGTTCCTCCCGACGAGCATCCTTGGATTGAAAGCTTCGGCTGCACCCGTACATATCGTGAGTTTCGCAACCGTATTCGCCGTTATTACAAGGAAAACTATCCCTTAGTAGAAGACGCCAAAAACAATGACCGCCTAAACCCAGGAAACGGCTGGGTCAGCCGACTATGCCATGAACCAAAAGCCGCGCTTCATGTGCTTGAGACCATGCTTGCTCCTCATATCAGCAGTGGAAAAATAACTATTCTACTCGGCTATCAATTAGAGTCCGCTGAAACAAACGAAGACCTGATTGAATCTGTCCTTGTCAAACATATCACTTCAGGTGAAATGAAGAAGCTGCATGGCTCCTACTATTTGGACGCGACTGAATGCGGCGACCTTCTTCCTCTTGCCAGTGCAGAGTATGTATCAGGAGCTGAAGAGAAAGCTGAAACGGGAGAACCGCATGCGCTCGAGCAGGCCGATTCCCTTGACATGCAATCCTTTACGTATGTATTTGCTTTGGATCACATAGAGAACGCGGATTATACGATTGAGAAACCAGAGCAGTATGACTTTTGGCGAAGCTGCATTCCTGCGCATTCACGTTTCCCGCTGTTCGGCTGGAAAATGGGAGACATTCATGATCCAAGCCAGGACAAAGAAATTATCTTCATGCCCGATGGGAAAGAACCCATGCCCTTCTGGACTTACAGGCGTATTATTGACCGTTCTTTGTTTAAAGAAGGCTCGTTTGAAAGCGATATCACTTTAATTAACTGGGCACAAAACGATTATTATTTAGGACCTATTTATGAGGTAACTGAGGAAGAAAAACAAAAACATTTGAAGAGTGCGCGTCAGCAAAGTCTATCGCTCGTTTATTGGCTGCAAACAGAAGCACCGCGTCCAGATGGAGGCATTGGTTATCCCGGTCTTCGACTTCGCGGTGACATTGTTGGAACAGAAGATGGCATTGCCAAACATCCTTATATACGGGAATCTCGCAGAATAAAGGCGCAATATACGATTACGGAACATGATGTCAGCCTCGAAATCAGGGGGGATCAAGGGATCAAACGATATGAGGACAGTGTAGGCGTCGGAAGTTATCATCTAGATCTCCACACAACAACAAAATCCAATCGCGGCTTCTACATTCCCAGCTTGCCTTACGAAATTCCGCTCGGAGCCCTCCTCCCCGTTCGGATGAAAAATTTGCTCCCTGCGTGTAAAAATATTGGCACCACTCAAATTACAAACGGCTGCTACCGACTGCATCCAACCGAATGGAACATCGGTGAATCAGCAGGTTATTTAGCCGCTTACTCCATTATAAATCAAGTCACCCCGCATGAAGTACGAGAAAATAAGCTGCATCTGGAAGCTTTCTTAACGCTTATTCAAAATCAAGGCATTGAGACGCATTGGCCAGAAAATTTGAAGCGATAG
- a CDS encoding phosphotransferase translates to MPQDINMQWVTSLCIHYDIGEPLILPSPVTGGLLHHMWKLSTTEGQFALKILNPEIMLRAGVLSNYLLSERIAAAAASAGIPAVLAKTVNNDIITQVSGVDVMLFDWIDGAVITPADCSREHASIIGALLHKIHNLKFEEQHSPLWTSFGQDYLRELIDEGLRTATPWAQQIDAGFNDLLEWNHQYQQASQMLNDSQCFSHRDLNPKNVVWKDGLHPHIIDWEAAGSTNPTMELLDAALSWSGIDTGHVNKEIFMTMLGSYQKAGGTELTHVKEAFYGRMGSMLEWLEYNMRRSLHKDIFGESEQQLGNEQVLLTFSSLKEMSANIDEWMEWIGERDQNETSNQ, encoded by the coding sequence TTGCCTCAAGATATCAATATGCAATGGGTTACGAGTCTTTGTATTCATTACGATATTGGAGAGCCGCTCATTCTTCCAAGTCCGGTCACTGGCGGTTTGCTTCATCACATGTGGAAGCTCAGCACAACAGAAGGCCAATTCGCCTTGAAAATATTAAATCCTGAAATTATGTTAAGAGCAGGTGTCTTGTCCAACTATTTGCTCTCAGAGCGTATTGCAGCTGCCGCAGCAAGTGCAGGTATACCTGCCGTCTTAGCAAAGACGGTTAATAATGACATCATTACTCAGGTTTCTGGTGTGGATGTTATGCTGTTTGATTGGATTGATGGTGCTGTCATTACTCCTGCTGATTGCAGCAGGGAACACGCGAGTATAATAGGAGCTTTGCTTCATAAGATTCACAACTTAAAATTCGAGGAGCAGCATAGCCCGCTCTGGACCTCCTTCGGGCAGGACTACTTGAGGGAATTGATAGATGAAGGACTTAGGACAGCGACGCCATGGGCGCAGCAGATTGATGCTGGATTCAATGACTTGTTAGAATGGAATCATCAGTATCAGCAAGCCAGCCAGATGTTGAACGATAGCCAGTGCTTCAGCCATCGCGATTTAAATCCGAAAAACGTCGTCTGGAAGGACGGTCTTCATCCGCATATTATTGACTGGGAAGCAGCTGGTTCAACAAATCCAACAATGGAGCTGCTTGATGCTGCCTTAAGCTGGAGCGGGATTGATACGGGTCACGTCAATAAAGAGATTTTTATGACGATGCTAGGCTCATATCAAAAGGCCGGTGGGACAGAGCTAACGCATGTGAAGGAAGCTTTCTACGGCAGAATGGGCAGCATGCTCGAATGGCTGGAGTACAATATGAGACGTTCACTGCACAAAGATATTTTCGGTGAGTCGGAGCAGCAGCTTGGCAATGAGCAGGTGCTGTTGACCTTCTCGTCCTTAAAGGAAATGTCAGCAAATATTGATGAGTGGATGGAATGGATAGGGGAGAGAGATCAGAATGAAACCAGCAATCAATAA
- a CDS encoding glycerophosphodiester phosphodiesterase family protein — protein MKPAINKKIIVIAHRGAAGYAPENTMASFQLAIEMKADFLELDIQLTKDGQLVVIHDTEVDRTSNGRGKVLDFTMAQLSELDAGSWFNAKFEGERIPTLSEVFNLCKGKIGILIEIKAPWLYPGIEQKLAEELRDHGILDEDPTSIIVQSFDQSSVKRFSAIMPQVLVGLLAYQSEDVTVEKLQEIAVYADYVNPSLNLVTKSFVDTIHALGKKTTPWTVRSAAEVPPLLDFNVDGIITDYPDYVK, from the coding sequence ATGAAACCAGCAATCAATAAAAAAATTATCGTCATTGCCCACCGAGGTGCGGCCGGGTATGCACCCGAGAATACGATGGCGTCCTTTCAGCTTGCGATAGAGATGAAGGCTGATTTCTTGGAACTGGATATTCAGCTTACAAAGGATGGGCAGCTTGTTGTTATTCATGATACAGAGGTTGATCGTACGAGTAATGGCAGAGGCAAGGTGCTGGACTTTACGATGGCTCAGTTGAGTGAACTGGACGCAGGAAGCTGGTTTAATGCGAAATTTGAAGGTGAACGAATTCCAACACTATCAGAGGTATTCAACTTATGCAAAGGGAAAATCGGTATCTTAATCGAGATTAAGGCGCCTTGGCTATATCCTGGGATAGAGCAGAAGTTAGCCGAAGAGCTGCGTGATCACGGCATTCTGGATGAAGATCCTACCTCTATTATTGTTCAATCTTTTGATCAGAGTTCTGTGAAGCGATTTAGTGCTATTATGCCCCAGGTTCTAGTTGGTTTGCTTGCTTATCAGTCTGAAGATGTAACGGTAGAGAAGCTTCAAGAAATAGCCGTGTATGCAGATTATGTGAACCCGAGCTTGAATCTCGTTACGAAAAGTTTCGTAGACACCATTCATGCTTTAGGCAAAAAAACGACGCCTTGGACGGTTCGCTCGGCAGCGGAAGTGCCGCCATTGCTTGATTTTAACGTTGATGGCATTATTACCGATTATCCTGATTATGTGAAGTGA
- a CDS encoding MurR/RpiR family transcriptional regulator — protein MAGQKINQSNTLLLISSIYTSLTKAEKKVADYVKSNPEEAVMATVTDLSEQAGVGETSVIRFCRKLGFRGYQEFKLSIAQDLVNRPSYSTVEIEEEDSTLTKARKITLRNEMMLKNTLDLINPADLEKAVHRMLAADKIYIFGVGSSGITALDLHYRLMRIGMNVEAHRDSHIIAMSASLVKKGEVVFGISTSGSTRDLVDPLRQARANGAEVICLTSHMRSPITAHADTILLVPSREMPTEGGSWSTKITQVHLLDILCNLLSHKKNNATEALEKTARSVVDKLY, from the coding sequence ATGGCAGGTCAAAAAATTAACCAGTCCAATACGCTTTTGTTGATTTCGAGTATTTATACTTCCTTGACCAAAGCGGAGAAAAAAGTAGCCGACTATGTGAAATCAAATCCCGAGGAAGCGGTTATGGCGACGGTAACCGATTTATCTGAGCAGGCGGGGGTAGGCGAAACGTCCGTTATTCGGTTTTGCCGCAAGTTAGGCTTCCGTGGTTATCAAGAGTTTAAGCTTTCTATTGCGCAGGATTTGGTCAACCGTCCGTCGTACTCGACCGTTGAAATAGAAGAAGAAGACAGCACGCTGACGAAGGCAAGAAAGATTACGCTTCGCAACGAAATGATGCTGAAAAATACGCTTGATCTAATCAATCCGGCGGATTTGGAGAAAGCTGTCCATCGGATGCTCGCAGCGGACAAAATTTATATTTTTGGAGTAGGATCATCCGGTATTACAGCGCTTGATCTTCATTATAGGCTGATGCGAATTGGAATGAATGTGGAGGCGCATAGGGATTCCCATATTATCGCCATGTCTGCATCGCTCGTGAAGAAAGGGGAAGTGGTGTTTGGCATATCAACTTCGGGGAGCACGAGGGATCTGGTAGATCCGCTGCGCCAAGCGAGAGCTAATGGAGCTGAAGTCATTTGTTTGACAAGCCATATGCGTTCTCCGATAACAGCACATGCTGACACCATTTTATTGGTGCCCTCACGTGAGATGCCTACCGAAGGCGGATCTTGGTCTACAAAAATTACTCAGGTACATCTATTGGATATTTTGTGCAATTTGTTGTCTCATAAGAAAAATAATGCTACAGAAGCTTTGGAGAAGACGGCTCGCTCCGTCGTAGACAAGCTGTATTAA
- the tlp gene encoding small acid-soluble spore protein Tlp: protein MAKPDNREDNAAHLQQHINNTKENLQEAEQYLNEFADELSSDQQQSIEAKNERRKESIQSFEAEKQDEAGQ, encoded by the coding sequence ATGGCTAAACCAGACAACAGAGAAGATAATGCCGCTCATTTGCAGCAGCACATTAACAACACAAAAGAAAATTTGCAAGAAGCAGAACAGTACTTAAATGAATTTGCAGATGAATTATCTTCGGATCAGCAGCAATCGATCGAAGCTAAAAACGAGCGCCGTAAAGAAAGCATTCAATCTTTCGAAGCAGAGAAACAGGACGAAGCAGGGCAATAA
- a CDS encoding extracellular solute-binding protein, whose amino-acid sequence MRKIKLFAMVLLAVTLVFVSACSKGTNNGSEKATNKPTNDTTVETAAPTEAPPVEPVIDMNGETLKIIHWVDGPSEDTPEGAATLEKWRAAEKKYNVKIVWEKVPWGENIKMVTNAALSGESAADIVPLDYYFAVPAINQGLFMPVDDFFNFDDPKWPAGLKQHGAVNGKMYGFTSNINNASGLYYNKTLFEREGLPDPHDLIAQDKWTWDAFLDIAKKATKDTNGDGVIDQWGVTNIVGNLSRILIHSNNSSFITLKDGKNVFNYDDPNLLEALRFFSDLFNVHKVVAPNKNENFEDYNESQTLFNSGKAAMVTGEVWEGATRTTMTDEQGFVYFPKGPKATTWQGSIENYVQFYIPAIVKRAKEKAYIWEQIQMWDRVEPINREEAEKQLLADESDIEVMLDSLKYAQPIFLPLGGALSDISYSIANRGESPETVLERNKQIAQDAIDKDLNTQTTTKAAQ is encoded by the coding sequence ATGCGGAAAATAAAATTATTTGCAATGGTTTTATTGGCGGTTACGCTCGTTTTTGTATCGGCATGCAGCAAGGGCACCAATAACGGAAGTGAGAAAGCTACGAACAAGCCTACGAATGATACGACTGTCGAAACGGCAGCTCCGACAGAAGCTCCGCCTGTAGAGCCGGTTATCGACATGAACGGCGAGACGTTGAAAATTATTCACTGGGTCGACGGACCGTCAGAAGATACGCCGGAAGGTGCAGCGACACTTGAGAAGTGGCGGGCTGCCGAGAAGAAATATAATGTGAAGATCGTATGGGAGAAGGTGCCTTGGGGCGAGAACATAAAAATGGTTACAAACGCTGCGCTCTCTGGTGAGTCGGCAGCCGATATCGTACCTTTGGATTACTATTTTGCAGTGCCGGCCATCAATCAAGGATTGTTTATGCCGGTGGATGATTTCTTCAATTTTGATGATCCCAAATGGCCTGCAGGCTTGAAGCAGCACGGTGCGGTCAATGGCAAAATGTACGGCTTTACCTCCAATATCAACAACGCCTCTGGTCTCTACTACAATAAAACATTATTTGAGCGCGAAGGTCTTCCGGATCCGCATGATTTGATCGCTCAAGACAAATGGACATGGGACGCTTTCCTAGACATCGCCAAAAAAGCGACAAAAGATACGAACGGCGACGGTGTAATCGACCAATGGGGCGTCACCAATATTGTCGGAAATCTATCGCGCATCTTGATTCACTCCAACAACTCCTCCTTTATTACACTCAAAGACGGCAAAAACGTCTTCAACTATGACGATCCAAACCTGCTAGAAGCACTTCGATTTTTTAGTGATCTATTTAATGTGCATAAAGTCGTCGCTCCTAACAAAAACGAGAATTTCGAGGATTACAATGAGTCGCAAACGTTATTCAACTCCGGTAAAGCCGCAATGGTGACTGGTGAAGTATGGGAAGGCGCAACAAGAACAACAATGACCGATGAGCAAGGTTTTGTTTATTTCCCTAAAGGTCCAAAAGCAACAACATGGCAAGGCAGCATTGAAAACTACGTGCAGTTCTATATTCCTGCCATCGTCAAGAGAGCAAAGGAGAAAGCTTATATTTGGGAACAAATTCAGATGTGGGATCGCGTAGAGCCGATTAACCGCGAGGAAGCGGAGAAGCAGCTGCTTGCTGATGAAAGTGATATTGAAGTGATGCTCGATTCTCTCAAATATGCACAGCCTATTTTTCTGCCGCTAGGCGGAGCTTTAAGCGATATTTCCTATTCGATTGCCAATCGCGGCGAGTCGCCAGAGACGGTGCTTGAGCGAAATAAACAAATTGCGCAGGATGCGATTGATAAGGATTTGAATACACAAACAACAACAAAGGCAGCACAATAA